GCGGGCAGCGCGGCCAGGCGGATGATGTCCTCGATCAGCGCATCGAGATAGCGGGTGCGCGTTTCATTATAGAGGTCCGCGATCTCTTCGAAAGTGATGCGGCGTGAACGGTCAATACTCATCGGCTAAACCAGGTTCGATCTCTGTGATCGTTCAGGGCGCCAGCTTCTTCCCAATCTGAACCACGAGGCCAAAGAACGTGACGAGCCAGGCCGCGATGGCAAGATAGACGAAGTAGCGAGGGATGGCAAGCAGAAAGTCAACCCCAAGCGCCCTGGCGAGTTGAAGGTGCAAACGGTGTACATGCCGAGCGGGAAGACCAGGCCCCAATACAGCGGATGATAGGTCAGCATCTGGTGCTTGTAGAGGTGACGCCATCCGCCGAAGACGAGCAGGAGCGGAATCCACCAGGTTCCTATCGCCCAGAAGAAGAGGGTGAAGCCCTCGATGAACGACATCATGTCAGCGAGGAAGGGATAGTTGCCGCTGAGGATGATGTTGGCGCCCGCCAGGGTGGTGATGGCGACGGCGCCCATGTTGATCCAATAGGGAGGCGTCAGCTCCTGCGGGTTGAGCTTGAAGAACATGAAGCGGTAGAAAATGAGCGCGATGACGAGGATGTAGAACATGCATCCGAGCAGGAAGAAGCAGAGCATGGCGAAGAGGAAAATCTCTTGCCAGGCGCCGAAGCGGGGGGCGATCAGCGTTCCCAGCACGGCGACGGACTGCGTGGAGACCACCGTCAACAGCCAGGCGCCGTTGATGCCCCTTCCAGCGGCGGTTTCTGTTCTTTGATGGTCATCGGCGAAGAAGGCGTAGATCAAGACGATCCAGAACCAGGCCGACAATCCAGCGCCAGCGCCGTTGGCTGGTCACTTCCAGGATGACGAATTGACTGCCCAGCACCGTTCGTCCCGGCGACGAGGGTAGAAAGCCGCGCTCAGGTTGTGGCTGGTGAGGTCAGCGAGGATCGGAGATGACGAAAGAGCCGGCCCAACGTGAGCAACCAGAGCGCGGCGGGAAAAGCTGATTCAGGTAGAACAGGGAAGGGCGAGGAGATCATGCCCAAGAGATGGCAGGCAATGGAAACGATGCCCGTGCCATGACGAAAGCAAGTAGGCGGGATACAGATCTTGCGCCCTCACGATCGAGAATGCCCAGAGAGAGGCCCTGGTTTCGTTGGCGGTTCGATTCATGGTTCTATCGCAGCGTCAGTTGTCATTCCAGGTAGGTTCCCAATGCTCAACCGGTGTCAAGGGAACCCCTCATTAGCTCTGAACCAGCTTCGATGTCCACGGCAAGGTAGAGATTGTGACGCCAGGCCCAGGCGGGTTTCGACATAGTACGCCTGGCCGGCACAGGCGCGACAGAGAATTCGCGTCCCGTGTCACCTCGCTGGTTGATGATTTCCTCGCCGCAGGCCCCTCGCAGTTCACGCACACCCGCGTGTCCGATCGAGTCAGATGTTGATCCGCATCGTCACCCATCGGGAATCGAGCAGGTCCTCGTCGGGCATGCGCTGATAGCCGAGTAGTTGCCCGCTTCCCAACGGCTGCGCGCCTCAGGCGCAAACGCCGCCGCCAGCTCCGCACGTCGAGCCGCGGCGCAATGCGAACGGCCCGCTGGCTGCGTGTCCCACAAAGACGGCGGCAACTTTACCGAAATCTTCCACACGCAGCGTGCGCCGACCCACGTAGCAACCCGTTACTGCGCTGACGCCATCCACGAAGCAGCCGTCGGTCTCGGTGATGGCGAGCCAGGCGCTGTCCGTTTGCGGCAGGTCGAGGGCCAGGAGGAGGCGGCCAACATGCCCGCGTGCCCAGCACCTACCAGGCACAGGCGGTGATGGTGCGTCACGCAGTCGCGCGTAGGAGTTCATCAGGTGTTTCATGGGCATTCTTTGCCACGAATTTCACGAATTTGCACGAATGGGGTGCGGTTCCGCGCCGTTACTTTTGCACCGGCCGAGCGATTCAAATGACCACCTGCGGCAGCTACCAGAGGTAGGTAATCGGGTAGGTGACCACATGCACCAACTAACGTGAAGAAGATGCAGATGATGACGAAGCCCCACGGGTGATGCCATTTGACCACAGAGCAACGACGGGACATATTCGATCTTCGGCTGGAAGACCACCAGGGAAACAACCACGGCTGCGCCAGTGCGCAGAACCAGTCGGACCACCAGCGGTAAGAAGGAGACCCAGAAGCCCAGGATGACCTGCACGAGCAGGAGCAAGGATGAGCAACCAGTCAGCCCAGGTGGCGACGACACCCGCGGTCATCAGACATGCGGCGCAGGACGAGCGGGCTGAGCCCAACGATGGAGACCGGCGCCAGCGCCACCGCCGATCACCTCGATGATGCCGAAACCGCGTCGGGTCAGCGTCGTCGAGCCCATGCGCTTTGGGAAGAAAGAAAGGCAAATAAGTGGACGCTCAGAATGGTGACAATGCCGTAGTGCCAGGCACGGACCACAGAACAGGCGGCGGCTTTCCAGGAACTGCGAGGAGAAGCTGGAAAGGAGAAGCGATCGGAATAGTAGCGGTGATGCCGACTACTGTCGACAAAATAAACGCGACGTAAGGAAGGCAATGAAGAAAACGGTATCAAGCACGTTGTCCTCCAACAAGAACTTGAACTAATCCATTGCGTCGTATGCCAGGGGCAT
Above is a genomic segment from Candidatus Amarolinea dominans containing:
- a CDS encoding tellurite resistance/C4-dicarboxylate transporter family protein; translated protein: MSAWFWIVLIYAFFADDHQRTETAAGRGINGAWLLTVVSTQSVAVLGTLIAPRFGAWQEIFLFAMLCFFLLGCMFYILVIALIFYRFMFFKLNPQELTPPYWINMGAVAITTLAGANIILSGNYPFLADMMSFIEGFTLFFWAIGTWWIPLLLVFGGWRHLYKHQMLTYHPLYWGLVFPLGMYTVCTFNSPGRLGLTFCLPSLATSSILPSRPGSSRSLASWFRLGRSWRPERSQRSNLV